Proteins from a genomic interval of Microcoleus sp. bin38.metabat.b11b12b14.051:
- a CDS encoding VOC family protein gives MQTTESTLKIVLAPGNLRRVHHIALNVRDMNASRHFYGTILGLHELTGAEIPATLTEMVAAGQVANFITPDDGTVIDLFWQPDLEPPNPDPQQAFTRANHLAFDIDPDLFDRAIEVLKSNQIAIDSGPVTRATGRGIYFYDPDGFIIEIRCDAV, from the coding sequence ATGCAAACTACCGAAAGCACCCTTAAGATTGTCCTCGCGCCGGGGAATTTGCGCCGCGTTCACCATATCGCTTTAAACGTGCGCGACATGAATGCTTCCCGCCACTTCTACGGTACAATTCTCGGTTTGCACGAACTCACAGGTGCGGAAATTCCGGCAACTTTAACCGAAATGGTAGCCGCCGGTCAAGTCGCTAATTTTATCACTCCAGACGACGGTACTGTGATTGACTTATTTTGGCAGCCGGACTTGGAACCGCCAAACCCAGACCCCCAGCAGGCTTTTACTCGCGCTAACCACTTGGCTTTTGATATCGACCCGGATTTGTTCGATCGCGCGATCGAAGTGCTAAAGTCAAATCAAATTGCGATCGACAGCGGCCCCGTCACGCGCGCGACAGGACGCGGCATTTACTTTTACGATCCCGATGGATTTATCATTGAAATCCGCTGCGATGCCGTTTAA
- a CDS encoding response regulator: MAKKFMKKPVIVCIDDEPDVLNSLKIELKKAMGDQCIIETADGGEDALELLADLRADEHEIALVVSDYIMPDIKGDELLQIIHERSPNTLTIMLTGQADLQALSNSIKYAKLYRYIQKPWQKEDLKLTVVEAVHSYLQEQKLADEVIKGREANKQLQIVNEALSATESRLNQFLAALPVGVSVYNSDGSIAYINHAAHLLLDAGTELADAMLGNSLEQVASSQFYEAENDRLYFPENFPILRALRGEFVKVSEVEVIQYGLTITLEISARPIFDNQGNIVFAIAVIQDISQRKELENFLANYQRTLEGEIVERTEQLQKAAFAAEAANRAKSTFLANMSHELRTPLNAILGFTQIVEPSPNLTAEDRENLRIIYRSGEHLLTLINQALDLAKIEAGRMTLLPSNFDLYRLLDELQEMFELRARNQDLQLIFQRGADLPQYLRTDEVKLRQVLINLLSNAMKFTQIGGVSVRVRRKLEGTPAADAIANTTKISEEGEIINPLSSSIYSDFGASNNPENPRISTQSEIEKLAITDNSNISSSLLLEFEIADTGVGIAQEELGNLFQAFVQTESGQKTQQGTGLGLTISREFVRLMGGYITVESQLEIGTTFRFDIAVDAVDSAKISTPKIIREVMGVEPDVPCYRILIVDDRADNRKLLVKMLSALGFAVEEARNGAVAVEIWENWQPHLIFMDLRMPVMDGYEATIEIRSRIQQRMEEQEGDREMDIPNPEFLCPKIIALTASTHEDKRSFSLLVGCDDFIRKPFRKTDIFDTLTKHLGVSYIYSDSTGSDSTGDRQNLSNPSSAVLACSPKLPAEWTDNMKQAIRSADFDLIGTTIDEIRDAYPEFAAILQSHLDNFDYQKIINLIMESEKSNSTVEG, encoded by the coding sequence ATGGCTAAGAAATTCATGAAAAAACCTGTGATTGTTTGTATAGATGATGAGCCTGACGTTTTGAATAGTTTAAAAATAGAACTCAAAAAGGCGATGGGCGATCAATGTATTATTGAAACGGCAGATGGTGGAGAAGATGCTTTAGAATTGCTGGCAGATTTGCGGGCAGACGAGCATGAAATAGCTTTAGTAGTTTCCGATTATATCATGCCGGATATCAAAGGAGACGAACTGCTGCAAATAATTCACGAGCGCTCGCCTAATACCCTGACGATCATGCTGACGGGACAAGCCGATTTACAAGCTTTGAGCAATAGCATCAAGTATGCAAAATTATACAGATACATCCAGAAGCCTTGGCAAAAAGAAGATTTGAAGTTAACAGTAGTCGAAGCAGTTCACAGTTATTTGCAAGAGCAAAAGTTGGCTGATGAAGTTATTAAGGGACGAGAAGCAAACAAGCAGTTACAGATAGTAAACGAGGCATTGTCGGCGACTGAAAGCAGGTTGAATCAATTTTTAGCAGCTTTGCCTGTGGGGGTATCTGTTTACAATTCCGACGGCTCGATCGCCTATATCAATCATGCAGCGCACCTGTTGTTGGATGCAGGTACTGAGCTAGCAGACGCTATGCTAGGCAACAGTCTGGAACAAGTCGCAAGTTCTCAATTTTATGAGGCTGAAAACGATCGCCTGTATTTCCCTGAAAATTTTCCGATTTTGCGGGCGCTGCGAGGGGAATTTGTCAAAGTTAGTGAAGTAGAAGTCATTCAATACGGTCTGACAATCACTCTAGAAATAAGTGCCAGACCAATTTTCGACAATCAGGGAAATATTGTTTTTGCGATCGCAGTCATTCAAGATATCAGCCAGCGCAAAGAATTAGAAAACTTCTTGGCAAATTACCAGCGCACTTTAGAAGGTGAAATTGTCGAACGCACAGAACAACTGCAAAAAGCCGCTTTCGCCGCCGAAGCAGCAAACAGAGCAAAAAGTACGTTTTTGGCCAACATGAGCCACGAGTTGCGGACTCCCCTGAATGCGATACTCGGCTTTACTCAAATTGTCGAACCCAGCCCGAATCTCACAGCAGAAGACCGAGAAAATCTCAGAATTATTTACCGCAGCGGCGAACACTTGTTGACTTTAATCAATCAAGCTTTAGACTTGGCAAAAATCGAAGCGGGGCGGATGACACTTTTGCCGAGTAACTTTGACCTTTACCGCTTGCTTGACGAATTGCAAGAAATGTTTGAACTGCGAGCGAGAAATCAAGATTTGCAGTTGATTTTTCAGCGCGGGGCTGACCTTCCGCAGTACCTGCGAACCGATGAGGTGAAACTGCGGCAAGTGCTCATCAATCTTCTCAGTAATGCGATGAAATTCACTCAAATCGGCGGGGTTTCAGTAAGAGTGCGGCGCAAACTAGAAGGTACTCCAGCAGCGGATGCGATCGCGAATACAACCAAAATAAGCGAGGAAGGGGAAATTATCAATCCCTTGTCAAGTTCCATATATTCAGATTTTGGAGCAAGCAACAATCCAGAAAATCCCCGAATCAGCACTCAGTCTGAGATTGAAAAATTGGCGATAACGGATAATTCAAATATCTCTAGTTCCCTGTTATTGGAGTTTGAAATAGCAGATACTGGAGTTGGTATTGCCCAAGAAGAATTGGGCAATCTTTTTCAAGCATTTGTGCAAACAGAATCCGGTCAAAAAACTCAGCAAGGTACTGGTTTGGGCTTGACTATCAGCCGCGAATTTGTCCGGTTAATGGGAGGCTATATCACTGTAGAAAGTCAGCTAGAAATTGGTACGACTTTTAGATTTGATATCGCAGTTGATGCAGTTGATTCCGCTAAAATTTCCACTCCAAAAATCATCCGTGAGGTGATGGGAGTGGAACCCGATGTGCCATGCTATCGAATTTTAATTGTGGACGATCGCGCAGACAACCGCAAACTGTTAGTCAAAATGCTTTCTGCCTTGGGTTTCGCAGTGGAAGAGGCTAGAAACGGCGCTGTGGCGGTAGAAATCTGGGAAAATTGGCAGCCGCACTTGATTTTCATGGATTTGCGAATGCCGGTGATGGACGGCTACGAAGCGACGATCGAAATTAGATCCAGGATACAGCAGAGAATGGAAGAGCAAGAAGGCGATCGCGAGATGGATATTCCCAATCCTGAATTCCTGTGCCCGAAGATTATTGCCTTAACAGCTAGTACCCATGAAGACAAGCGCTCTTTTTCTTTGTTGGTGGGTTGTGATGACTTTATCAGAAAACCTTTCCGCAAAACGGATATATTTGATACGCTGACCAAACATTTGGGGGTGAGTTATATTTATTCTGACTCAACAGGCTCTGACTCAACGGGCGATCGCCAGAACCTATCTAATCCTTCTAGTGCTGTGCTTGCTTGTTCACCCAAACTTCCCGCAGAATGGACTGACAACATGAAGCAGGCAATCCGCAGTGCTGATTTTGACTTAATTGGCACGACAATCGACGAAATCAGGGATGCTTATCCTGAATTTGCCGCCATCCTTCAAAGTCATCTCGATAATTTTGATTACCAAAAAATTATCAACTTAATTATGGAATCAGAGAAATCAAATAGTACAGTTGAAGGCTGA
- a CDS encoding adenylate/guanylate cyclase domain-containing protein — protein sequence MEMDEEQIDSYQADILVVDDTPDNLRLLIRILQKNSYKVRPVTNGFSAIDAIQSSAPDLILLDIMMPDFDGYELCKKLKSQPQFMDIPIIFISALEEGIDKAKAFEVGGADYITKPFQVKEVLARVSNQLTVRLLQMQLQQKNQKLTDQNVLLQQEITERRQVEMETRLLLEATQAISKSENFESAIDVILGLICQTIEWNLGEAWIPNSEGVLRCATGRYVSDSSFAQFRKTSWQLTFSPGVGLPGRIWQSQHSEWIEDVSHAPEEVFLRSEIAVNVGLKAAFGVPILAESQVLAILIFYREKVLECQPRLLELVSAVATQLGSLIQRKQAEAALKLQQEQTEKLLLNILPKPIAERLQKEQKLIAEHFDEVTVLFADLVGFTEFSTHKSPTQLVEILNGIFSEFDRLSELHGLEKIKTIGDAYMVVGGLPTPRADHAEAIALLALEMQAAIRRFNIKIGESFELRLGIHSGSVVAGIIGISKFSYDLWGDTVNVASRMESNGLPGKIQVTAPTYERLKEQFVFEERGQIPVKGKGTMLTYWLIEEQTIALL from the coding sequence GTGGAGATGGATGAGGAACAAATTGACAGCTATCAAGCAGATATTTTAGTAGTTGACGATACGCCGGACAATCTGCGTTTATTGATTAGAATTTTGCAAAAAAATAGCTATAAAGTTCGACCTGTAACTAATGGTTTTTCTGCCATAGATGCAATTCAATCTAGCGCACCAGATTTGATTTTGCTTGATATTATGATGCCGGATTTTGATGGTTACGAACTATGTAAAAAATTGAAGTCGCAACCGCAGTTTATGGACATACCAATTATTTTTATTAGCGCGCTAGAAGAAGGAATAGATAAGGCAAAAGCTTTTGAAGTGGGCGGAGCAGATTATATCACAAAACCTTTTCAGGTAAAAGAAGTGTTGGCGCGAGTCAGCAATCAACTGACTGTGCGTTTGTTGCAAATGCAGTTGCAACAAAAAAATCAAAAATTGACCGATCAAAATGTTCTGTTGCAGCAGGAAATCACTGAACGCCGACAGGTAGAAATGGAAACGAGGTTGCTGCTAGAGGCAACTCAAGCTATTAGCAAATCTGAAAATTTTGAGTCGGCTATAGATGTGATTTTAGGTTTGATTTGCCAAACTATAGAATGGAATTTGGGCGAAGCTTGGATTCCCAACAGTGAGGGCGTTTTAAGATGCGCTACAGGCAGGTACGTCAGCGACTCGAGTTTTGCCCAATTCCGGAAGACAAGCTGGCAGTTAACTTTCTCCCCGGGTGTGGGACTCCCGGGGAGAATTTGGCAATCGCAGCATTCTGAATGGATCGAGGATGTTTCTCACGCACCGGAAGAAGTTTTTTTGCGATCGGAAATTGCAGTGAATGTGGGATTGAAAGCTGCTTTTGGGGTGCCAATTTTGGCAGAAAGCCAAGTGTTAGCTATTTTGATTTTTTATCGCGAGAAAGTTCTGGAATGTCAGCCGCGCTTGTTGGAATTGGTGAGTGCGGTTGCTACGCAGCTCGGTTCGCTGATTCAGCGGAAACAAGCTGAGGCGGCGCTGAAATTGCAGCAAGAGCAAACAGAGAAATTGCTGCTGAATATTTTACCAAAACCTATTGCCGAGCGCTTGCAAAAAGAGCAAAAGTTGATAGCGGAGCATTTTGATGAGGTGACGGTATTGTTTGCCGATTTGGTGGGTTTTACAGAGTTTTCGACTCACAAAAGTCCGACGCAGTTGGTGGAAATTTTGAACGGGATTTTCTCGGAGTTCGATCGGTTGTCTGAGTTGCACGGGTTGGAAAAGATTAAGACGATTGGGGATGCTTACATGGTGGTTGGAGGTTTGCCGACGCCGCGGGCGGATCATGCGGAGGCGATCGCCCTTTTAGCTTTGGAAATGCAGGCAGCTATCAGACGGTTTAATATCAAAATTGGCGAAAGTTTTGAATTGCGGCTCGGGATTCACAGCGGCTCGGTGGTGGCGGGAATTATTGGAATTAGCAAATTTAGCTATGATTTGTGGGGCGATACTGTGAATGTTGCTTCAAGAATGGAGTCGAACGGATTGCCTGGTAAAATTCAAGTGACTGCGCCGACTTACGAGCGCTTGAAAGAGCAGTTCGTTTTTGAAGAACGGGGTCAGATTCCGGTTAAAGGTAAGGGAACAATGCTGACTTACTGGTTGATTGAAGAACAAACTATAGCCTTGCTCTGA
- a CDS encoding glutathione peroxidase: MPSTISDINVKTIAGADKQLGEYAGKVLLIVNVASKCGYTPQYKGLEQLSQKYGAAGLSVLGFPCNDFGGQEPGSNAEIVNFCTTKYGVSFELFDKVSAKGSQQHPLYAKLTNAVEPKGEVSWNFEKFLVSKQGEVVARFRSSVGPDSPELLAAIDRELAK, translated from the coding sequence ATGCCCAGCACTATCTCCGACATTAATGTAAAAACGATCGCAGGCGCAGACAAGCAGCTAGGAGAGTACGCAGGCAAGGTACTCTTAATAGTTAACGTAGCTTCCAAATGCGGCTACACACCTCAATACAAAGGACTCGAACAATTGAGCCAGAAGTACGGCGCTGCGGGACTCAGCGTGTTAGGATTTCCCTGCAACGACTTCGGAGGCCAAGAACCCGGAAGTAACGCAGAAATCGTCAATTTCTGCACAACCAAATACGGCGTCAGCTTTGAATTATTTGACAAAGTAAGCGCCAAAGGCAGCCAGCAGCACCCGCTGTACGCTAAGCTGACGAATGCCGTCGAACCCAAGGGTGAGGTTTCGTGGAATTTTGAGAAATTCCTAGTTAGCAAACAAGGTGAAGTGGTTGCCAGATTCCGCAGCAGTGTCGGCCCCGACTCGCCCGAATTGCTTGCTGCGATTGACCGAGAATTGGCAAAATAA
- a CDS encoding DUF2382 domain-containing protein, translating to MALQRIADFEPNYKEEIFAGEDIKGFDVYAGDSDEKVGTVYDALVDETGRFRYLVIDTGIWIFGKKVLLPIGSARFDYGARRVHATGLRSKAQAEQLPAYNELEPLDYDGEEQVRGVYRNQATPAAATPAAATPAVPASYDRSNYNYDMDRPLYETNEQNHQNLKLYEERLVANKQRAKTGEVTVGKRVETETARASVPIEKERVVIERVTSAEAGRVVSVGEADFQSGEVARMEVYEETADIHKEAYVREEVKIKKEVVRSTVDAEETLRREELDVKTDGTPVVDNKTI from the coding sequence ATGGCACTTCAAAGAATTGCAGATTTTGAGCCTAACTATAAAGAAGAGATTTTTGCAGGAGAGGATATCAAAGGATTTGATGTTTATGCCGGCGACTCTGACGAAAAAGTAGGCACCGTTTATGACGCTTTGGTTGATGAAACAGGTCGCTTTCGCTACCTGGTAATTGATACCGGCATCTGGATTTTTGGCAAAAAAGTATTGCTGCCGATCGGCTCTGCCCGCTTCGACTATGGCGCCCGCCGCGTCCATGCAACAGGCCTTCGCAGCAAAGCTCAAGCAGAACAACTGCCGGCTTACAACGAATTAGAACCACTAGATTATGATGGCGAAGAACAGGTAAGAGGCGTCTACCGCAATCAAGCCACACCAGCAGCAGCCACCCCAGCAGCAGCCACCCCAGCAGTTCCCGCTAGCTACGATCGCAGCAACTACAACTACGATATGGATCGCCCCCTGTACGAAACCAACGAACAGAACCACCAAAATCTCAAGCTTTATGAAGAACGCTTGGTTGCCAACAAACAGCGCGCCAAAACCGGCGAAGTAACAGTTGGTAAGCGCGTGGAAACTGAAACAGCACGAGCATCCGTACCCATTGAAAAAGAACGAGTGGTAATCGAGCGAGTAACCTCCGCAGAAGCAGGCAGAGTAGTTTCAGTCGGCGAGGCTGACTTCCAATCAGGAGAAGTTGCACGCATGGAAGTCTACGAAGAAACCGCAGACATTCACAAAGAAGCCTACGTGCGCGAAGAAGTCAAAATCAAAAAAGAAGTTGTCCGCAGCACGGTTGACGCCGAAGAAACCTTGCGCCGCGAAGAATTAGACGTTAAGACTGACGGCACTCCGGTTGTAGATAACAAAACTATCTAA
- a CDS encoding PRC-barrel domain-containing protein: MNGQASAETIATAKSATRLNRVPEKVRTKLKSFTVKDNQGHLAGKIKDVYFDDNGQLNFVVAGLGREKPRIFLVSIKLLKKVDYHQKSLFLSITPEQVDLLPGVSANAEPHSLENSSEVLSEFSNSHSTNPSTLMLNQTDADRQNDNLHITEHEDGFDVVDREVIRLLEERLVINRSKRKVGEVIVRKEIETRMVQVPIQWEKLIVEQVGDDPKVLAEIDLGEGNITGIDLKEIKSDRQEPTVKAEFTSVQKASKILNSIASQPRHGCVKVRIEIVLENKQLEETYQKWMTEHHGDS, from the coding sequence ATGAACGGTCAAGCATCAGCCGAAACCATTGCAACGGCTAAATCAGCTACTCGTCTTAACCGGGTGCCGGAAAAAGTCAGGACTAAGCTAAAAAGTTTTACAGTCAAAGATAACCAAGGTCACTTGGCAGGCAAAATAAAAGATGTCTATTTTGATGATAACGGTCAGCTAAATTTTGTGGTAGCGGGGCTAGGTAGAGAAAAACCCCGAATTTTTTTAGTAAGTATTAAGCTGCTAAAAAAAGTCGATTACCACCAAAAATCGCTGTTTCTAAGTATTACCCCTGAGCAAGTAGACCTGCTGCCGGGAGTTTCAGCAAATGCCGAGCCTCACTCTTTAGAAAATTCCTCAGAAGTGCTGAGTGAATTTAGCAACAGCCACTCCACAAATCCCTCAACACTTATGTTAAATCAAACAGATGCCGATCGCCAAAATGACAACTTGCACATAACTGAGCATGAAGATGGCTTTGATGTGGTCGATAGAGAAGTAATTCGCTTGCTAGAAGAACGACTGGTGATCAATCGCAGCAAGCGCAAAGTCGGGGAAGTCATTGTCCGCAAAGAAATTGAAACTCGGATGGTGCAAGTGCCGATCCAGTGGGAAAAGCTGATTGTCGAGCAAGTCGGCGACGATCCGAAGGTGCTAGCCGAAATAGATTTGGGCGAGGGAAACATCACTGGTATAGATTTGAAGGAGATTAAAAGCGATCGCCAGGAACCGACAGTTAAGGCTGAATTTACGTCGGTGCAGAAAGCGAGCAAAATCTTAAACTCGATCGCCTCTCAACCCCGCCACGGTTGCGTCAAAGTCCGCATAGAAATCGTTCTAGAGAACAAGCAACTCGAAGAAACTTACCAAAAATGGATGACCGAACACCACGGGGATAGTTAA
- a CDS encoding DUF1499 domain-containing protein, whose protein sequence is MSLVAVALLAIATFILIPGEKTVFAGKKPANIGIVSGKLAACPASPNCVSSFSQDAEHQIEPLAYTSSPAEAMAKLKGAIDSFGKTKIVTATDNYLYAEFTSALMGFVDDVEFLVDDAAKVIHVRSASRLGESDLGVNRKRIETIRAQLN, encoded by the coding sequence ATGTCACTGGTAGCGGTAGCGCTACTGGCGATCGCAACTTTTATCCTAATTCCCGGAGAAAAAACAGTGTTTGCTGGAAAAAAACCTGCCAATATCGGCATCGTATCAGGAAAACTCGCAGCGTGTCCTGCTTCGCCCAACTGCGTCAGCAGCTTCAGTCAAGATGCCGAACACCAAATCGAGCCTTTGGCTTACACTTCGTCCCCTGCTGAGGCTATGGCGAAGCTCAAAGGGGCGATCGACTCCTTTGGCAAAACTAAAATTGTCACCGCCACTGATAATTACCTGTATGCAGAGTTCACCAGTGCTTTGATGGGTTTTGTGGATGATGTGGAATTTTTGGTAGATGATGCAGCAAAAGTCATCCACGTGCGATCGGCTTCGCGTCTGGGAGAGTCGGATTTAGGAGTTAACCGCAAAAGGATAGAAACCATCAGAGCTCAACTAAATTAA
- a CDS encoding response regulator has translation MAKKFMKKPVIICIDDEPDVLNSLKIELKKAIGDECIIETAEGGEDALELLADLRADEHEIALVVSDYIMPDIKGDELLRKIHEKLPDTLTIMLSGQADLQALSNSIKYAKLYRYIQKPWQDEDLQLTVVEAVHSYLQDQKLTIERAKRKEANEELTRVNAELELVNAELKLANEGLSASESRLNQFLGGLPVGVSVYNPDGSIAYLNHAAEQLLDAQTVLARAAETWPGMDQYYNSESDRLYFPENFPILRALRGESVKVDDFEITQYGLIITLEVTATPIFDTDGNVVYAIAAIQDISERKEAERVLANYQRTLEAEIVDRTQQLQQAALAADTANRAKSTFLANMSHELRTPLNAILGFTQILAPSPNLTAEDRENIRIIYRSGEHLLTLINQALDLAKIEAGRMMVFPSNFDLYDLLHEVEDMFRLRAKNQGLQLVFERNTDVPQYLRTDVVKLRQVLINLLSNAIKFTKIGGVSVRVRRQALGGSAAGDVSDVIEGRDREETTGNDSELEIVTNTENPTNLDGSTIDFLFNSKKIIENNLESADLLCLQFEVEDTGSGISAEELSKVFQAFVQTESGQKAQKGTGLGLTICSQFVRLMGGNITVESQVERGTIFRFEIQVNVVDAASIRAPEISREVIGLAPDVPRYRILVVDDREDNRQLLVKMLSPLGFAVQEASDGIAALEIWENWEPHLILMDLQMPLMDGCEATLEIRNRIQHREENQATSEEINVSALKPLIPKIVALTASTVEGRRSLALLVGCDDFITKPFRKTDIFDILHKHLGVQYLYSDSTESIDSGDRHNRSDVQFNAALAYLPKLPAEWMDNMKQAIRSADFDLIARKIEEIRDAYPELAAILQGHLDNFDYQKILNLIAEGEESDRGDG, from the coding sequence ATGGCTAAAAAATTCATGAAAAAACCTGTGATTATTTGTATAGATGATGAGCCTGATGTTTTGAACAGTTTAAAGATTGAACTCAAAAAGGCGATCGGCGATGAGTGTATTATTGAAACGGCAGAAGGTGGAGAAGATGCTTTAGAATTGCTGGCAGATTTGCGGGCAGACGAGCATGAAATAGCTTTAGTAGTTTCCGATTATATTATGCCGGATATTAAAGGAGACGAACTGCTCAGAAAGATTCACGAAAAATTGCCGGATACGCTGACGATAATGCTGAGTGGACAAGCCGATTTACAAGCTTTGAGCAATAGTATCAAGTATGCTAAATTGTACAGATACATCCAGAAACCTTGGCAGGATGAAGATTTGCAATTAACAGTAGTCGAAGCAGTTCACAGTTACTTGCAAGACCAAAAGTTAACAATTGAAAGGGCCAAGCGAAAAGAAGCTAACGAGGAGTTAACGAGAGTCAATGCGGAGTTAGAGCTAGTAAACGCAGAGTTGAAGCTAGCAAATGAGGGATTATCGGCGAGTGAAAGCCGCTTGAATCAATTTTTGGGAGGTTTGCCCGTGGGGGTATCTGTTTACAATCCCGATGGCTCGATCGCGTATTTGAATCACGCAGCAGAGCAATTGCTTGATGCACAAACTGTCCTCGCCAGGGCTGCGGAAACCTGGCCGGGAATGGATCAATATTATAACAGCGAGAGCGATCGGCTGTATTTTCCGGAAAATTTTCCGATTTTACGGGCGCTGCGAGGAGAATCTGTCAAAGTTGATGACTTTGAAATCACTCAATACGGTTTGATAATTACTTTAGAGGTAACTGCTACGCCAATTTTTGACACTGACGGAAATGTTGTTTATGCGATCGCAGCTATTCAAGACATCAGCGAGCGCAAAGAAGCAGAAAGAGTCCTAGCCAATTACCAGCGCACCTTAGAAGCTGAAATTGTCGATCGCACGCAACAACTGCAACAGGCTGCATTAGCTGCTGATACAGCCAACAGAGCGAAAAGCACGTTTCTGGCCAACATGAGCCACGAGTTGCGGACTCCCCTGAATGCGATACTCGGCTTCACTCAAATTCTCGCACCCAGCCCGAATCTCACAGCAGAAGACCGAGAAAATATCAGAATTATTTACCGCAGCGGCGAACACTTGCTGACGTTAATCAATCAAGCTTTAGACTTGGCAAAAATCGAAGCAGGGCGGATGATGGTTTTTCCGAGCAACTTTGACCTCTACGACTTGCTGCACGAAGTGGAAGATATGTTTCGACTGCGAGCGAAAAATCAAGGTTTGCAGTTAGTTTTCGAGCGCAATACAGATGTTCCCCAGTACCTGCGAACTGATGTGGTGAAACTGCGCCAAGTCCTCATCAATCTCCTCAGTAATGCCATAAAATTCACCAAAATCGGCGGGGTTTCAGTAAGAGTGCGGCGGCAGGCGCTAGGCGGTTCGGCAGCAGGCGATGTATCGGATGTCATAGAGGGAAGGGATCGAGAAGAAACCACAGGAAATGATTCAGAACTGGAAATTGTCACGAACACTGAAAATCCCACAAATTTAGATGGTTCGACAATTGATTTTTTATTTAACTCTAAAAAAATAATCGAGAATAATTTAGAATCTGCTGATTTATTATGCCTGCAATTTGAAGTAGAAGATACAGGCAGCGGTATTTCTGCCGAAGAATTGAGCAAAGTTTTTCAAGCATTCGTGCAGACAGAATCCGGTCAAAAAGCTCAAAAAGGAACTGGCTTAGGCTTGACGATTTGCAGCCAATTTGTACGCCTGATGGGCGGCAATATTACTGTAGAAAGCCAAGTCGAACGCGGTACGATTTTTAGATTTGAGATTCAAGTTAATGTAGTTGATGCCGCTTCGATTCGGGCCCCGGAGATTAGCCGCGAGGTGATTGGACTGGCGCCGGATGTGCCACGCTACCGGATTTTAGTTGTGGACGATCGCGAAGACAACCGCCAACTTTTAGTCAAAATGCTTTCTCCTCTGGGTTTTGCAGTGCAAGAGGCCAGCGACGGCATCGCAGCGCTAGAAATCTGGGAAAACTGGGAGCCGCACTTAATCTTGATGGATTTGCAAATGCCGCTGATGGATGGCTGCGAGGCCACGCTGGAAATTAGGAACAGAATCCAGCACAGAGAGGAGAACCAAGCAACAAGCGAGGAAATCAACGTTTCCGCTCTCAAACCCCTGATTCCGAAGATTGTTGCTTTGACAGCTAGTACGGTTGAAGGGAGGCGATCGCTGGCTTTATTGGTGGGCTGCGACGATTTTATTACCAAACCTTTCCGCAAAACAGATATATTTGATATCCTCCACAAACATTTGGGGGTGCAGTATCTCTACTCTGACTCAACCGAGTCGATCGATTCGGGCGATCGCCACAATCGATCGGACGTTCAATTTAATGCTGCGCTTGCTTATTTACCCAAACTTCCCGCAGAATGGATGGATAACATGAAGCAGGCAATCCGCAGTGCTGATTTTGACTTAATTGCGAGGAAAATCGAGGAAATAAGGGATGCTTATCCTGAATTGGCCGCAATCCTTCAGGGTCATCTGGATAATTTTGATTACCAAAAAATTCTTAATTTAATTGCCGAGGGGGAGGAATCAGATCGTGGAGATGGATGA